In a genomic window of Nomascus leucogenys isolate Asia chromosome 4, Asia_NLE_v1, whole genome shotgun sequence:
- the COL7A1 gene encoding collagen alpha-1(VII) chain encodes MRLRLLVAVLFAGILAGAPRVRAQHRERVTCTRLYAADIVFLLDGSSSIGRSNFREVRSFLEGLVLPFSGAVSAQGVRFATVQYSDDPRTEFGLDALGSGGDVIRAIRELSYKGGNTRTGAAILHVADRVFLPQLARPGIPKVCILITDGKSQDLVDTAAQRLKGQGVKLFAVGIKNADPEELKRVASQPTSDFFFFVNDFSILRTLLPLVSRRVCTTAGGVPVTRPPDDSTSAPRDLVLSEPSSQSLRVQWTAASGPVTGYKVQYTPLTGLGQPLPSERQEVNVPAGETSVRLQGLRPLTEYQVTVVALYANSIGEAVSGTARTTALEGPELTIQNTTAHSLLVAWRSVPGATGYRVTWRVLSDGPTQQQELGPGQGSVLLHDLEPGTDYEVTVSTLFGRSVGPATSLTARTDASVEQTLRPVILGPTSILLSWNLVPEARGYRLEWRRETGLEPPQKVVLPSDVTRYQLDGLQPGTEYRLTLYTLLEGREVATPATVVPTGPELPVSPVKDLQATELPGQRVRVSWSPVPGATQYRIIVRSTQGVERTLVLPGSQTAFDLDDVQAGLSYTVRVSARVGPREGSASVLTVRREPETPLAVPGLRVVVSDATRVRVAWGPVPGASGFRISWSTGSGPESSQTLPPDSTATDITGLQPGTTYQVAVSVLQGREEGPAVVIVARTDPLGPVRTVHVTQAGSSSVTITWTRVPGATGYRVSWHSAHGPEKSQLVSGEATVAELDGLEPDTEYTVHVRAHVAGVDGPPASVVVRTAPEPVGRVSRLQILNASSDVLRITWVGVTGATAYRLAWGRSEGGPMRHQILPGNTDSAEIRGLEGGVSYSVRVTALVGDREGTPVSIVVTTPPEAPPALGTLHVVQRGEHSLRLRWEPVPRAQGFLLHWQPEGGQEQSRVLGPELSSYHLDGLEPATQYRVRLSVLGPAGEGPSAEVTARTESPRVPSTELRVVDTSIDSVTLAWTPVSRASSYILSWRPLRGPGQEVPGSPQTLPGISSSQRVTGLEPGISYIFSLTPVLDGVRGPEASVTQTPVCPRGLADVVFLPHATQDNAHRAEATRRVLERLVSALGPLGPQAVQVGLLSYSHRPSPLFPLNGSHDLGIILQRIRDMPYMDPSGNNLGTAVVTAHRYVLAPDAPGRRQHVPGVMVLLVDEPLRGDIFSPIREAQAAGLNVVMLGMAGADPEQLRRLAPGMDSVQTFFAVDDGPSLDRAVSGLAAALCQASFTTQPRPEPCPVYCPKGQKGEPGEMGLRGQVGPPGDPGLPGRTGAPGPQGPPGSAIAKGERGFPGADGRPGSPGRPGNPGTPGAPGLKGSPGLPGPRGDPGEQGPRGPKGEPGAPGQIIGGEGPGLPGRKGDPGPSGPPGPHGPLGDPGPRGPPGLPGTAVKGDKGDRGERGPPGPGEGGIAPGEPGLPGLPGSPGPQGPAGPPGKKGEKGDSEDGSPGLPGQPGSPGEQGPRGPPGAIGPKGDRGFPGPLGEAGEKGERGPPGPAGSRGLPGVAGRPGAEGPEGPPGPAGRQGEKGEPGRPGDPAVVGPAVAGPKGEKGDVGPAGPRGATGVQGERGPPGLVLPGDPGPKGDPGDRGPIGLTGRAGPPGDSGPPGEKGDPGRPGSPGPVGPRGREGEVGEKGDEGPPGDPGLPGKAGERGLRGAPGVRGPVGEKGNQGDPGEDGRNGSPGPSGPKGDRGEPGPPGPPGRLVDTGPGAREKGEPGDRGQEGPRGPKGDPGLPGAPGERGIDGLRGPPGPQGDPGVRGPAGEKGDRGPPGLDGRSGLDGKPGAPGPSGPNGAAGKAGDPGRDGLPGLRGEQGPPGPSGPPGLPGKPGEDGKPGLNGKNGEPGDPGEDGRKGEKGDSGAPGREGRDGPKGEHGAPGILGPQGPPGLPGPVGPPGQGFPGVPGGAGPKGDRGETGSKGEQGLPGERGLRGEPGSMPNVDRLLETAGIKASALREIVETWDESSGSFLPVPERRRGPKGDSGERGPPGKEGPIGFPGERGLKGDRGDPGPQGPPGLALGERGPPGPPGLAGEPGKPGIPGLPGRAGGVGEEGRPGERGERGEKGERGEQGRDGPPGLPGTPGPPGPPGPKVSVDEPGPGLSGEQGPPGLKGAKGEPGSDGDRGPKGDRGVPGIKGDRGEPGPRGQDGNPGLPGERGVAGPEGKPGLQGPRGPPGPVGGHGDPGPPGAPGLAGPAGPQGPSGLKGEPGETGPPGRGLPGPTGAVGLPGPPGPSGLVGPQGSPGLPGQVGETGKPGAPGRDGASGKDGDRGSPGVPGSPGLPGPVGPKGEPGPTGAPGQAVVGLPGAKGEKGAPGGLAGDLVGEPGAKGDRGLPGPRGEKGEAGRAGEPGDPGEDGQKGAPGPKGFKGDPGVGVPGSPGPPGPPGVKGDLGLPGAPGAPGVVGFPGQTGPRGEMGQPGPSGERGLAGPPGREGVPGPLGPPGPPGSVGPPGASGLKGDKGDSGAGLPGPRGERGEPGVRGEDGRPGQEGPRGLTGPPGSRGERGEKGDVGTAGLKGDKGDSAVILGPPGPRGAKGDMGERGPRGLDGDKGPRGDNGDPGDKGSKGEAGDKGSAGSPGLRGLPGPQGQPGAAGIPGDPGSPGKDGVPGIRGEKGDVGFMGPRGLKGERGVKGACGLDGEKGDKGEAGPPGRPGLAGHKGEMGEPGVPGQSGAPGKEGLIGPKGDRGFDGQPGPKGDQGEKGERGTPGIGGFPGPSGNDGSAGPPGPPGSVGPRGPEGLQGQKGERGPPGERVVGAPGAPGAPGERGEQGRPGPAGPRGEKGEAALTEDDIRGFVRQEMSQHCACQGQFIASGSRPLPRYAADTAGSQLHAVPVLRVSHAEEEERVPPEDDEYSEYSEYSVEEYQDPEAPWDSDDPCSLPLDEGSCTAYTLRWYHRAVTGGTEACHPFVYGGCGGNANRFGTREACERRCPPRVAQSRGTGTAQD; translated from the exons ATGAGGCTGCGGCTTCTGGTGGCCGTGCTCTTCGCCGGGATCCTGGCAGGGGCGCCCCGAGTGCGAGCCCAGCACAGGGAGAGAG TGACCTGCACGCGCCTTTACGCCGCTGACATCGTGTTCTTACTGGACGGCTCCTCATCCATTGGCCGCAGCAATTTCCGCGAGGTCCGCAGCTTTCTCGAAGGGCTGGTGCTGCCTTTCTCTGGAGCAGTCAGTGCACAGGGTGTGCGCTTTGCCACAGTGCAGTACAGCGATGACCCACG GACAGAGTTCGGCCTGGATGCACTTGGCTCTGGGGGTGATGTGATCCGCGCCATCCGTGAGCTCAGCTACAAGGGGGGCAACACTCGCACAGGGGCTGCGATTCTCCATGTGGCTGACCGTGTCTTCCTGCCCCAGCTGGCCCGACCTGGCATCCCCAAG GTCTGCATCCTGATCACAGATGGGAAGTCCCAGGACCTGGTGGACACAGCTGCCCAAAGGCTGAAGGGGCAGGGGGTCAAGCTATTTGCTGTGG GGATCAAGAATGCCGACCCTGAGGAGCTGAAGCGAGTTGCCTCACAGCCCACCAGTGACTTCTTCTTCTTCGTCAACGACTTCAGCATCTTGAGGACACTACTGCCCCTCGTTTCCCGGAGAGTGTGCACGACTGCTGGTGGCGTGCCTGTGACCCGGCCTC CGGATGACTCGACCTCTGCTCCGCGAGACCTGGTGCTGTCTGAGCCAAGCAGCCAATCCTTGAGAGTACAGTGGACAGCGGCCAGTGGCCCTGTGACTGGCTACAAGGTCCAGTACACTCCTCTGACGGGGCTGGGACAGCCACTGCCGAGCGAGCGGCAGGAG GTGAACGTCCCAGCTGGTGAGACTAGCGTGCGGCTGCAGGGTCTCCGGCCACTGACCGAGTACCAAGTGACTGTGGTTGCCCTCTACGCCAACAGCATCGGGGAGGCCGTGAGCGGGACAGCTCGGACCA CTGCCCTGGAGGGGCCGGAACTGACCATCCAGAATACCACAGCCCACAGCCTCCTGGTGGCCTGGCGGAGTGTGCCAGGTGCCACTGGCTACCGTGTGACATGGCGGGTCCTCAGTG ATGGGCCCACACAGCAGCAGGAGCTGGGCCCTGGGCAGGGTTCAGTGTTGCTGCATGACTTGGAGCCTGGCACGGACTATGAGGTGACCGTGAGCACCCTATTTGGCCGCAGCGTGGGGCCTGCCACTTCCCTGACGGCTCGCACTG ACGCTTCTGTTGAGCAGACCCTGCGCCCGGTCATCCTGGGCCCCACATCCATCCTCCTTTCCTGGAACTTGGTGCCTGAGGCCCGTGGCTACCGGTTGGAATGGCGGCGTGAGACTG GCTTGGAGCCACCGCAGAAGGTGGTGCTGCCCTCTGATGTGACCCGCTACCAGTTGGATGGGCTGCAGCCGGGCACTGAGTACCGCCTCACACTCTACACTCTGCTGGAGGGCCGTGAGGTGGCCACCCCTGCAACTGTGGTTCCCACTG GACCAGAGCTGCCTGTGAGCCCTGTAAAGGACCTGCAAGCCACCGAGCTGCCCGGGCAGCGGGTACGAGTGTCCTGGAGCCCAGTCCCCGGTGCCACCCAGTACCGCATCATTGTGCGCAGCACCCAGG GGGTTGAGCGGACCCTGGTGCTTCCTGGGAGTCAGACAGCGTTCGACTTGGATGACGTTCAGGCTGGGCTTAGCTACACTGTGCGGGTGTCTGCTCGAGTGGGTCCTCGTGAGGGCAGTGCCAGTGTCCTCACTGTCCGCCGGG AGCCGGAAACCCCACTTGCTGTTCCAGGGCTGCGGGTTGTGGTGTCAGATGCAACGCGAGTGAGGGTGGCCTGGGGACCCGTCCCCGGGGCCAGTGGATTTCGGATTAGCTGGAGCACAGGCAGTG GTCCGGAGTCCAGCCAGACACTGCCCCCAGACTCTACTGCCACAGACATCACAGGGCTGCAGCCTGGAACCACCTACCAGGTGGCTGTGTCGGTACTGCAAGGCAGAGAGGAAGGCCCCGCCGTGGTCATCGTGGCTCGAACGG ACCCACTGGGCCCAGTGAGGACGGTCCATGTGACTCAGGCCGGCAGCTCATCTGTCACCATTACCTGGACCAGGGTTCCTGGCGCCACAGGATACAGGGTTTCCTGGCACTCAGCCCACG GCCCAGAGAAATCCCAGTTGGTTTCTGGGGAGGCCACGGTGGCTGAGCTGGATGGACTGGAGCCAGATACTGAGTATACGGTGCATGTGAGGGCCCATGTGGCTGGCGTGGATGGGCCCCCTGCCTCTGTGGTTGTGAGGACTG CCCCTGAGCCTGTGGGTCGTGTGTCGAGGCTGCAGATCCTCAATGCTTCCAGCGACGTTCTACGGATCACCTGGGTAGGGGTCACTGGAGCCACAGCTTACAGACTGGCCTGGGGCCGGAGTGAAG GCGGCCCCATGAGACACCAGATACTCCCAGGAAACACAGACTCTGCAGAGATCCGGGGTCTTGAAGGTGGAGTCAGCTACTCAGTGCGAGTGACTGCACTTGTCGGGGACCGCGAGGGCACACCTGTCTCCATTGTCGTCACCACGC CGCCTGAGGCTCCGCCAGCCCTGGGGACGCTTCACGTGGTGCAGCGCGGGGAGCACTCGCTGAGGCTGCGCTGGGAGCCGGTGCCCAGAGCACAGGGCTTCCTTCTGCACTGGCAACCTGAGG GTGGCCAGGAACAGTCCCGGGTCCTGGGGCCCGAGCTCAGCAGCTATCACCTGGATGGGCTGGAGCCAGCGACACAGTACCGCGTGAGGCTGAGTGTCCTAGGGCCGGCTGGAGAAGGGCCCTCTGCAGAGGTGACTGCGCGCACTG AGTCACCTCGTGTTCCAAGCACTGAGCTACGTGTGGTGGACACCTCGATCGACTCGGTGACTTTGGCCTGGACCCCAGTGTCCAGGGCATCCAGCTACATCCTATCCTGGCGGCCACTCAGAGGCCCTGGCCAGG AAGTGCCTGGGTCCCCGCAGACACTTCCAGGGATCTCAAGCTCCCAGCGGGTGACAGGGCTAGAGCCTGGCATCTCTTACATCTTCTCCCTGACGCCTGTCCTGGATGGTGTGCGGGGTCCTGAGGCATCTGTCACACAGACACCAG TGTGTCCCCGTGGCCTGGCGGATGTCGTGTTCCTACCACATGCCACTCAAGACAATGCTCACCGTGCGGAGGCTACGAGGCGGGTCCTGGAGCGTCTGGTGTCGGCACTTGGGCCTCTTGGGCCACAGGCAGTTCAG GTTGGCCTGCTGTCTTACAGTCACCGGCCCTCCCCACTGTTCCCGCTGAATGGCTCCCATGACCTTGGCATTATCTTGCAAAGGATCCGTGACATGCCCTACATGGACCCAAGTGGGAACAACCTGG GCACAGCCGTGGTCACAGCTCACAGATACGTGTTGGCACCAGATGCTCCTGGGCGCCGCCAGCACGTACCAGGGGTGATGGTTCTGCTAGTGGATGAACCCTTGAGAGGTGACATATTCAGCCCCATTCGCGAGGCCCAGGCTGCTG GGCTTAATGTGGTGATGTTGGGAATGGCTGGAGCGGACCCAGAGCAGCTGCGTCGCTTGGCGCCGGGTATGGACTCTGTCCAGACCTTCTTCGCCGTGGATGATGGGCCAAGCCTGGACCGGGCAGTCAGTGGTCTGGCCGCAGCCCTGTGTCAGGCATCCTTCACTACTCAG CCCCGGCCAGAGCCCTGCCCAGTGTATTGTCCAAAG GGCCAGAAGGGGGAACCTGGAGAGATG GGCCTGAGAGGACAAGTTGGGCCTCCTGGCGACCCTGGCCTCCCG GGCAGGACCGGTGCTCCTGGCCCCCAGGGGCCCCCTGGAAGTGCCATTGCTAAGGGCGAGAGG GGCTTCCCTGGAGCAGATGGGCGTCCAGGCAGCCCTGGCCGCCCCGGGAATCCTGGGACCCCTGGAGCCCCTGGCCTAAAG GGCTCTCCAGGGTTGCCTGGCCCTCGTGGGGACCCG GGAGAGCAAGGACCTCGAGGCCCAAAGGGGGAGCCG GGGGCTCCCGGACAAATCATCGGAGGTGAAGGACCTGGGCTTCCTGGGAGGAAAGGGGACCCTGGACCATCG GGCCCCCCTGGACCCCATGGACCATTGGGGGACCCAGGACCCCGTGGCCCCCCAGGGCTTCCTGGAACAGCCGTGAAG GGTGACAAAGGCGATCGTGGGGAGCGG GGTCCCCCTGGACCAGGTGAAGGTGGCATTGCTCCTGGGGAGCCCGGGCTGCCG GGTCTTCCCGGAAGCCCTGGACCCCAAGGCCCTGCTGGACCCcctggaaagaaaggagaaaaa GGTGACTCTGAGGATGGATCTCCAGGCCTCCCAGGACAACCTGGGTCTCCGGGTGAGCAG GGCCCACGGGGACCTCCTGGAGCCATTGGCCCCAAA GGTGACCGGGGCTTTCCAGGGCCCCtgggtgaggctggagagaag GGCGAACGTGGACCCCCAGGCCCAGCCGGATCCCGG ggGCTGCCAGGGGTTGCTGGACGTCCTGGAGCTGAGGGTCCTGAA GGGCCACCAGGACCCGCTGGCCGCCAAGGAGAGAAG GGGGAGCCTGGTCGCCCTGGGGACCCTGCAGTGGTG GGACCTGCTGTTGCTGGACCCAAAGGAGAAAAG GGAGATGTGGGGCCTGCTGGGCCCAGAGGAGCTACCGGAGTCCAAGGGGAACGG GGCCCACCCGGCCTGGTTCTTCCTGGAGACCCTGGCCCCAAGGGAGACCCTGGAGACCGG GGTCCCATTGGCCTTACTGGCAGAGCAGGACCCCCA GGTGACTCAGGGCCTCCTGGAGAGAAGGGAGACCCTGGGCGGCCTGGCTCCCCGGGACCTGTTGGCCCCCGAGGACGAGAG GGTGAAGTTGGAGAGAAAGGTGACGAGGGTCCTCCG GGTGACCCGGGTTTGCCTGGAAAAGCAGGCGAGCGTGGCCTTCGG GGGGCACCTGGAGTTCGGGGGCCTGTGGGTGAGAAGGGAAACCAGGGAGATCCTGGAGAGGATGGACGAAAT GGCAGCCCTGGACCATCTGGACCCAAGGGTGACCGTGGGGAGCCA GGTCCCCCAGGACCCCCGGGACGGCTG GTAGATACAGGACCTGGAGCCAGAGAGAAG GGAGAGCCTGGGGACCGTGGACAAGAGGGTCCTCGAGGGCCCAAGGGTGACCCTGGCCTCCCTGGAGCCCCTGGGGAAAGG GGCATTGATGGGCTTCGGGGGCCCCCAGGCCCACAG GGGGACCCAGGTGTCCGAGGCCCAGCAGGAGAAAAG GGTGACCGGGGTCCCCCTGGGCTGGATGGCCGGAGCGGACTGGATGGGAAACCAGGAGCCCCTGGGCCCTCTGGGCCGAAT GGTGCTGCAGGCAAAGCTGGGGACCCAGGGAGAGAT GGGCTTCCGGGCCTCCGTGGAGAACAGGGCCCCCCTGGCCCCTCTGGTCCCCCTGGATTACCG GGAAAGCCAGGCGAGGATGGCAAACCTGGCCTGAATGGAAAAAAC GGAGAACCTGGGGACCCTGGAGAAGACGGAAGGAAG ggagagaaaggagattCAGGTGCCCCTGGGAGAGAA GGTCGTGATGGCCCCAAGGGTGAGCATGGAGCTCCTGGTATCCTTGGACCCCAGGGGCCTCCAGGCCTCCCAGGGCCAGTGGGCCCTCCTGGCCAG GGTTTTCCTGGTGTCCCAGGAGGCGCAGGCCCCAAG GGTGACCGTGGGGAGACTGGATCCAAAGGGGAGCAG GGCCTCCCTGGAGAGCGTGGCCTGCGAGGAGAGCCTGGAAGCATGCCG AATGTGGATCGGTTGCTGGAAACTGCTGGCATCAAG GCGTCTGCCCTGCGGGAGATCGTGGAGACCTGGGATGAGAGCTCTGGTAGCTTCCTGCCTGTACCCGAACGGCGTCGAGGCCCCAAGGGGGACTCAGGCGAACGGGGCCCCCCAGGCAAGGAG GGCCCCATCGGCTTTCCTGGAGAACGCGGGCTGAAGGGAGACCGTGGAGACCCTGGCCCTCAGGGGCCACCTGGCCTGGCCCTTGGGGAGAGGGGCCCCCCTGGACCTCCCGGCCTTGCCGGGGAGCCTGGAAAGCCTGGTATTCCCGGGctcccaggcagggctgggggtgtgggagaggaaggaaggccaGGAGAGAGG GGAGAACGGGGAGAGAAAGGAGAACGTGGAGAACAG GGCAGAGATGGCCCTCCTGGCCTCCCTGGAACCCCTGGGCCCCCTGGACCCCCTGGCCCCAAG GTGTCTGTGGATGAGCCAGGTCCTGGACTCTCTGGAGAACAGGGACCCCCTGGACTCAAGGGTGCTAAG GGGGAGCCGGGCAGCGATGGTGACCGAGGTCCCAAAGGAGACAGG GGTGTGCCAGGCATCAAAGGAGACCGGGGAGAGCCTGGACCGAGGGGTCAGGATGGCAACCCG GGTCTACCAGGAGAGCGTGGTGTGGCTGGGCCTGAAGGGAAGCCG GGTCTGCAGGGTCCAAGAGGCCCCCCTGGCCCAGTG GGTGGTCATGGAGACCCTGGACCACCTGGTGCCCCG GGTCTTGCTGGCCCTGCAGGACCCCAGGGACCTTCTGGCCTGAAG GGGGAGCCTGGAGAGACAGGACCTCCAGGACGG GGCCTGCCTGGACCTACTGGAGCTGTGGGACTTCCTGGTCCCCCTGGCCCTTCAGGCCTTGTG GGTCCACAGGGGTCTCCAGGTTTGCCTGGACAAGTG GGGGAGACAGGGAAGCCAGGAGCCCCAGGTCGAGATGGTGCCAGTGGAAAAGATGGAGACAGAGGGAGCCCTGGTGTGCCA GGGTCACCAGGTCTGCCCGGCCCTGTCGGACCTAAAGGAGAACCTGGCCCCACGGGGGCCCCTGGACAG GCTGTGGTCGGGCTCCCTGGAGCAAAGGGAGAGAAG GGAGCGCCTGGAGGCCTTGCTGGAGACCTGGTGGGTGAGCCG GGAGCCAAAGGTGACCGAGGACTGCCAGGGCCTCGAGGCGAGAAG GGTGAAGCTGGCCGTGCAGGGGAGCCCGGAGACCCTGGGGAAGAT GGTCAGAAAGGGGCTCCAGGACCCAAAGGTTTCAAG GGTGACCCAGGAGTCGGGGTCCCGGGCTCCCCTGGGCCTCCTGGCCCTCCAGGTGTGAAG GGAGATCTGGGCCTCCCTGGTGCCCCCGGTGCTCCTGGTGTTGTTGGGTTCCCGGGTCAAACAGGCCCTCGAGGAGAGATGGGTCAGCCAGGCCCTAGCGGAGAGCGG GGTCTGGCAGGCCCCCCAGGGAGAGAAGGAGTCCCAGGCCCCTTGGGGCCACCTGGACCACCGGGGTCAGTG GGACCACCTGGGGCCTCTGGACTCAAAGGAGACAAG GGAGACTCTGGAGCAGGGCTGCCCGGGCCCCGAGGTGAGCGTGGGGAGCCAGGCGTCCGG GGTGAAGATGGCCGCCCCGGCCAGGAGGGACCCCGAGGACTCACG GGGCCCCCTGGCAGCAGGGGAGAGCGTGGGGAGAAG GGTGATGTTGGGACTGCAGGACTAAAGGGTGACAAG GGAGATTCGGCCGTGATCCTGGGGCCTCCAGGGCCACGGGGTGCCAAGGGGGACATG GGTGAACGAGGGCCTCGGGGCTTGGATGGTGACAAAGGACCTCGGGGAGACAATGGGGACCCTGGTGACAAG GGCAGCAAAGGAGAGGCTGGTGACAAGGGCTCGGCCGGGTCGCCAGGACTGCGTGGACTCCCAGGACCCCAG GGTCAACCTGGTGCAGCAGGGATCCCTGGTGACCCG GGATCCCCAGGAAAGGATGGAGTGCCTGGTATCCgaggagaaaaaggagatgtTGGCTTCATGGGTCCCCGGGGCCTCAAG GGTGAACGGGGCGTGAAAGGAGCCTGTGGCCTTGATGGAGAGAAGGGAGACAAG GGAGAAGCTGGTCCCCCAGGCCGCCCCGGGCTGGCAGGACACAAAGGAGAGATG GGGGAGCCTGGTGTGCCAGGCCAGTCGGGGGCCCCTGGCAAGGAGGGCCTGATCGGTCCCAAG GGTGACCGAGGCTTTGATGGGCAGCCAGGCCCCAAGGGTGACCAGGGCGAGAAAGGGGAGCGG GGAACCCCAGGAATTGGGGGCTTCCCAGGCCCCAGTGGAAATGATGGCTCTGCTGGTCCCCCGGGGCCACCTGGCAGTGTTGGTCCCAGAGGCCCCGAAGGACTTCAGGGCCAGAAG GGTGAGCGAGGTCCCCCTGGAGAGAGAGTGGTGGGGGCTCCTGGGGCCCCTGGAGCTCCTGGCGAGAGAGGGGAGCAG GGGCGGCCAGGGCCTGCCGGCCCTCGAGGCGAGAAGGGAGAAGCTGCACTGACG GAGGATGACATCCGGGGCTTTGTGCGCCAAGAGATGAGTCAGCACTGCG CCTGCCAGGGCCAGTTCATCGCATCTGGATCAC GACCCCTCCCTAGATATGCTGCAGACACTGCCGGCTCCCAGCTCCATGCTGTGCCTGTGCTCCGCGTCTCTCATGCAGAGGAGGAAG AGCGGGTGCCCCCTGAGGATGATGAGTACTCTGAATACTCCGAGTATTCCGTGGAGGAGTACCAGGACCCTGAAGCCCCTTGGGATAGTGACG ACCCCTGTTCCCTGCCACTGGATGAGGGCTCCTGCACTGCCTACACCCTGCGCTGGTACCATCGGGCTGTGACAGGCGGCACAGAGGCCTGTCACCCTTTTGTCTATGGCGGCTGTGGAGGGAATGCCAACCGTTTTGGGACCCGTGAGGCCTGCGAGCGCCGCTGCCCACCCCGGGTGGCCCAGAGCCGGGGGACAG GTACTGCCCAGGACTGA
- the UCN2 gene encoding urocortin-2 — protein sequence MTRCALLVLMVLMLGRVLVVPVTPIPTFQLCPQNSPQTTPRPAASESPSAAPTWPWAAQSQRSPTRHPGSRIVLSLDVPIGLLQILLEQAQARAAREQATTNARILARVGRR from the coding sequence ATGACCAGGTGTGCTCTGCTGGTGCTGATGGTCCTGATGTTGGGCAGAGTCCTGGTTGTCCCAGTGACCCCTATCCCAACCTTCCAGCTCTGCCCTCAGAATTCTCCCCAGACCACTCCCCGACCTGCAGCCTCAGAGAGCCCCTCAGCTGCTCCCACATGGCCATGGGCTGCCCAGAGCCAGCGCAGCCCCACCCGCCACCCTGGCTCGCGCATTGTCCTATCGCTGGATGTCCCCATCGGCCTCTTGCAGATCTTACTGGAGCAAGCCCAGGCCAGGGCTGCCAGGGAGCAGGCCACCACCAACGCCCGCATCCTGGCCCGTGTTGGCCGCCGCTGA